ACGCACGCGGAACGACCGCCATCACGGAGCGGCGCTACACCGACGTCGGCGACGCCGCCATTCTGCGCGCGTTCACCGAACTGCCGGCTCACCAGCCGATCAACGCCGCCACGCGATCGGTGCATGCGGCCGCGTGGTGCGGCGTGAACGGAGACATCGAACTGGTGCGCGAGGATGTCGGGCGCCACAATGCGCTCGACAAGCTGATGGGTGCCCGCGCGCGCGGCGCCGCGCTCGCGAAGCCGGGCTTCGTGGTCATGAGCAGCCGCTGCAGCTACGAGTTGGTGTACAAAGCCGCCGTGGCCCACACGCTGCTGCTGGCCACCGTGTCGGCGCCGACCACCATGGCGCTCGAATGGTCGACGGCGCTGCAACTGCCGCTGGCCTGCCGGGTGGGCGGCGAGTTTGACGGTCGGGTGGTGCGATTTCCTGCGGAGGAGACGGATGGAGGCTGAAACCCTCGTACGCATGGCGAATCAGATCGCCCACTTCTTCGCACCATACCCCGAGACGGATGCGATCGAGGGCGTGCGCGATCATCTCGTGCACTTCTGGGATCCGGCCATGCGAAAGGAGTTGCTCGCGATCGCCAGCGGACTCACGCCGGCCTCGACGCCGATCGATGCGCTGGTGCTGCGCGCCGTTCGGCAGCTGCGGCAGGGCGTCGACGAGTAGGGCTAGGACCAGCGCGCGTCAGTCCCAGTTTCAAGGGGTCAGTTTCAAGGGGTCAGAGTCGTTGAACGTTTCAAGGGGTCAGAGTCGTTGGAAGCGGGTCATGGCGACCGTTCAACGTCTCTGTCCCCTTGAAACTGCTGACCCCTTGAAACCCTAGCGTTCAACGACTCTGACCCCTTGAAACCCTACGCCGTCACGTGCCCCGTGCGTTCCAGCTTCCCCCACCCCGGCGCCCAGCCTTTCAACGCCGCGCGCATCGCCTTCACCAGCGCCAGATACAACACCTGCCGATAGGCAAGGCGTTGCAGCGGCACCAACAGTGCCTGCGACAACCGTTCCTCGGGCTCGAAGGCCACGCCCAGCACCGCCGTCACCGTATCGATCAACAAGAAGAAGGCGTACAGCGCCAGCACCGGCTCGGCGTGCACCCACGCCGCGTGCCACCCCAACGCCGGCGTCTCGACCGCGAGTCGCCCAATCGTGGCCAGCAACGCGATGTCGGCCGCGGGGGCCAGCAACGGGAAGAGCAGTTGAAAGAGCCAGATGTTGGGCAGCCCCACGATGCCGAGCGCACCGGCCGATGGCCGCAACAGCGCCCCGCGATGCTTCCAGGCGCATTGCAGCGTGCCGAAGCTCCAGCGGAATCGCTGCTTCAGCAGGGCGTCGAAGGTCTCGGGCGCTTCCGTCAACGCGACCGCGCGATCGGCCAGTGCCACGCGATGCCCGCCACGCAGCAGCGTCAACGTGAGATCCTGATCTTCCGCCAGCGTATCGGTGCGGAATCCACCGGCCGCCACCACCGCGCTGCGACGCCACGCGCCAATGGCGCCCGGCACCACCGTGATGCAGTTCAGCATGACGAATGCGCGGCGGTCGAGATTCTGGCTCGTCACATACTCCACTGCCTGCCATCGGGTGATCAAGTTCACCCGATTGCCCACCTTGGCGTTGCCCGCCACCGCACCCACCCGACTATCCGCGAGAGGATGCACCAGGTGCCGGATCGCGTCAGGCACGAGGAGCGTATCGGCGTCGATCACCACGATGATGTCACCCGTGGCGTGCGCGATCCCGTTGTTGAGCGCGGCCGCCTTGCCGCCGTTCACTTGCCGCACCACGCGCAGGCGCGGGTCATCGCTGCACTGTGCCGCCACGTCAGCGGTGTCATCCGACGAACCATCATCGATCACCAGCACTTCGAACGCGTCGTATTCCTGCGCCAGCACCGAGCGCACCGTGCGGGCGATCACCCGCCCTTCGTTGTACGCCGGAACAAGCACCGACACCATTGGCTTGTAGTCCGCGTCCTCCACGCGGCGCCCATACCGCGGCACGAACCGCTGCAGCGCGGCGAGGGTCCCGATCCCGAACATGCGCAGCAGTCCCAACACGAGCGCCACCAGGAATGCACTGACGATCAACGTTTCGCCCACACTGGCCATGCGCAGCGCGACGAGATTCAACACGCGCTGTGACGCTTCCCCGCTCGGTGCGCTCGGCGTACCCGCTTGCGGCGACACATTGAGCAGGCCGGCAACCGTGGTCGGCTCGTAGCCACGCGCGCGCAAAGAGTCGATCAGCGGCCCGAGCGCCGCCAGCGTGCTCGTCCGGTCGCCACCCGCGTCGTGAAGCAGGATGATGCGGCCGTTCTTCCGCGACAACGCATCGAGCGCGTTCGCCACAATCTGCTGCGGGTTGTCTTCGAACCAGTCCTTGCTGTCGATCTCGAGACCGGCCACGCGGTAGCCGAGCTCATTCGCCACCGCCATCGGCCGCAGGCGCTCGTCGGTACTCGGACTGGCATCACCGATGTACGGTGGACGAAACAACAGCGGTCGATGACCAGTCACCGCTTCAATCACACGGCCGGTCGCGGCAAGCTCCATCGAAATGGCTTGCTCGCTCAAACCCGCAAAATCGGGATGGCTCCACGAGTGATTGCCAATCTCATGCCCCTCCGCGACGATGCGGCGTGTCAGCTCGGGCAGCCGCTGCACCTGACGACCGACCACGAAAAAGCTGGCGACGGCGTGTCGTGACTTCAGCGTGTCGAGGATTGGCGCCGTAAAGCGGTCGTCGGGGCCGTCGTCGAAGGTGAGTGCCACCCGGCGCGACCCGGCGCCACCACGCGAGATCAGATAGCCACCGGCGGACTTCGTGATCGTCTCGCCTTGCACGTAGCCGCGCGCATCCACCGTGACGGACCGTTCACCGCGTCCCGACTGCCGTTCGACCGCCAGCACCTCCCCCTCGCCGACGATCACCGATACGCCGTCGTTCGGCAGGTCGCGCAGATCGCTGGGCGAACCGGTCCGCCCGGTGCGCGCCAGCACCCTCCAGAGCGTGGCGTCTTCGCCACCCAATCGCCAGAACGCAAGCCCCGCCGCACCGGTGGCATGGGCCACGGTGATCTGG
This genomic window from Gemmatimonas sp. contains:
- a CDS encoding formate dehydrogenase accessory sulfurtransferase FdhD; this translates as MTDVPSTEVARAAYEQREVFVSNGRGDTRPITWGIAVEAPVEIALNGTPWTVMLATPADLADLAVGLALTERVLRDARAVTDVVVSEFLHDVSVNIVVPESALDTTAVRSRSLLGSTACGLCGLESLAQLHARGTTAITERRYTDVGDAAILRAFTELPAHQPINAATRSVHAAAWCGVNGDIELVREDVGRHNALDKLMGARARGAALAKPGFVVMSSRCSYELVYKAAVAHTLLLATVSAPTTMALEWSTALQLPLACRVGGEFDGRVVRFPAEETDGG
- a CDS encoding formate dehydrogenase subunit delta, whose protein sequence is MEAETLVRMANQIAHFFAPYPETDAIEGVRDHLVHFWDPAMRKELLAIASGLTPASTPIDALVLRAVRQLRQGVDE
- a CDS encoding glycosyltransferase, with the translated sequence MSIRPVFHDPSGRRGRALRSVLVGLGAAVALLGGSFAIGVLQPPVVEPLPIATSLASRRVGRADASTLRPCATRCPPMATARHVGTPVSDPIVAGFVVQWDAGSRAALKRYGDHLDWVIVEGAFLGRGKPGEITITLDEDLLDEARRLDLGVHLMLTNFGASGFDSTLVSSVVGTPATRAHAVRQLMDVVRLHDLKGVTLDYELVPAAEHPQVLAFIAALRSALAPLGAVVSAALPISEGDGYPLAAYGAALDYAIPMLYDEHADNTEPGPVASAPWFAARLDAVLDAIPAQKVLAGLGQYGYHWRSDRKEAATVSVSEAMALGRVTRSGPWFDGRTRNPYATWRDGQGVAHTVWYLDAATAWNQITVAHATGAAGLAFWRLGGEDATLWRVLARTGRTGSPSDLRDLPNDGVSVIVGEGEVLAVERQSGRGERSVTVDARGYVQGETITKSAGGYLISRGGAGSRRVALTFDDGPDDRFTAPILDTLKSRHAVASFFVVGRQVQRLPELTRRIVAEGHEIGNHSWSHPDFAGLSEQAISMELAATGRVIEAVTGHRPLLFRPPYIGDASPSTDERLRPMAVANELGYRVAGLEIDSKDWFEDNPQQIVANALDALSRKNGRIILLHDAGGDRTSTLAALGPLIDSLRARGYEPTTVAGLLNVSPQAGTPSAPSGEASQRVLNLVALRMASVGETLIVSAFLVALVLGLLRMFGIGTLAALQRFVPRYGRRVEDADYKPMVSVLVPAYNEGRVIARTVRSVLAQEYDAFEVLVIDDGSSDDTADVAAQCSDDPRLRVVRQVNGGKAAALNNGIAHATGDIIVVIDADTLLVPDAIRHLVHPLADSRVGAVAGNAKVGNRVNLITRWQAVEYVTSQNLDRRAFVMLNCITVVPGAIGAWRRSAVVAAGGFRTDTLAEDQDLTLTLLRGGHRVALADRAVALTEAPETFDALLKQRFRWSFGTLQCAWKHRGALLRPSAGALGIVGLPNIWLFQLLFPLLAPAADIALLATIGRLAVETPALGWHAAWVHAEPVLALYAFFLLIDTVTAVLGVAFEPEERLSQALLVPLQRLAYRQVLYLALVKAMRAALKGWAPGWGKLERTGHVTA